Proteins from a single region of Patescibacteria group bacterium:
- a CDS encoding LCP family protein, with product MKDYQVNLIDGIRPIDKIQLGYTKPTKPGGRSKVGRFLFRISVIVVIIVVFFYTNINFSSQGLIGGVGRLSFWEGMARLALGKDKILKGELGDRINILILGIGGADHEGANLTDTIILMSIKPSTNEVVLFSIPRDLYVPTKEYGWQKINAINSLASAKAKDGSAVTSKIIGNLFGTTVNYWVKIDFAAFKDFVDWMDGVEINVERSFIDTQYPAANYEFKVVSFRTGQQHMDGTTALQYARSRHGNNGEGSDFARMKRQQKLLLAMKEKMQQKNYITSATKLWEAYNIFNRRIATNLDFSEMIRLGKMMTSFTENKIKNYTFEEEPTGPLYSEIISTGAYVLRPKDGNFNLLAEPIKNAFKNNAASLPTQGQTNNENINESPITNITNNETSPAGAKPQIIILNGTKITGLAQQIKGQLEKLDYQIISIGNASTQNYTKTIIYTVGSETNRLNELKNVLRADAESLPNALKYLVTPNINFLIILGTN from the coding sequence ATGAAAGATTATCAGGTAAATCTTATCGACGGCATCAGACCGATAGATAAGATACAACTGGGCTACACAAAACCAACTAAGCCGGGCGGCCGCAGCAAGGTTGGTCGTTTTTTGTTTCGTATTTCAGTAATAGTAGTAATCATTGTCGTCTTCTTTTATACTAATATTAATTTTTCATCTCAAGGGCTAATCGGCGGCGTTGGCCGTTTGTCGTTTTGGGAAGGTATGGCCCGCCTAGCCTTAGGTAAAGATAAAATCTTAAAAGGAGAGCTGGGCGATCGTATTAATATTTTAATTTTAGGCATAGGCGGAGCTGATCATGAAGGGGCCAACCTAACTGATACTATTATCTTAATGAGCATTAAGCCCTCAACTAACGAAGTGGTTCTATTTTCTATACCGCGCGATCTGTACGTGCCAACCAAAGAATATGGTTGGCAAAAAATAAACGCCATAAATAGCCTGGCTTCGGCAAAAGCCAAAGACGGATCAGCCGTAACCAGTAAGATTATCGGCAATCTTTTTGGGACTACGGTTAATTATTGGGTTAAAATAGACTTCGCGGCTTTTAAAGATTTTGTTGACTGGATGGATGGCGTAGAGATTAATGTCGAAAGATCTTTTATAGACACGCAATATCCGGCCGCCAATTACGAATTCAAAGTAGTAAGTTTTAGAACCGGCCAGCAACATATGGATGGAACCACGGCCCTACAGTATGCCCGCTCCAGACATGGCAATAATGGCGAGGGCAGCGATTTTGCCCGAATGAAACGACAACAAAAATTGTTGTTAGCCATGAAAGAAAAAATGCAACAAAAAAACTATATCACTTCGGCTACCAAACTTTGGGAGGCTTATAATATTTTTAATCGGCGCATCGCCACCAACCTGGATTTTTCTGAAATGATCAGGCTCGGCAAAATGATGACCAGCTTTACCGAAAATAAAATTAAAAATTATACTTTTGAAGAAGAACCAACCGGCCCCCTGTATTCAGAAATCATTTCTACCGGCGCCTATGTGTTAAGACCTAAAGACGGTAATTTTAACCTATTGGCCGAACCAATAAAAAATGCTTTTAAAAATAACGCCGCTTCTTTGCCGACTCAAGGCCAAACAAACAATGAAAATATTAACGAATCGCCAATAACCAATATCACAAATAATGAAACGAGTCCTGCCGGCGCCAAACCGCAAATAATTATTTTGAACGGCACGAAAATTACCGGCCTAGCCCAGCAAATAAAAGGGCAATTAGAAAAACTTGACTACCAAATAATTAGTATAGGCAATGCGAGCACACAAAATTATACCAAAACAATAATTTACACTGTTGGTTCAGAGACCAACAGATTAAACGAATTAAAAAACGTCTTACGGGCCGATGCCGAATCTCTGCCCAATGCACTTAAATATTTAGTCACGCCGAATATTAATTTTTTGATTATTTTAGGTACTAACTAA
- the pth gene encoding aminoacyl-tRNA hydrolase: MFAIIGLGNPGKKYADTRHNAGWQILDSLSGKLKWSSSKHSPISYCWKDINGQSIELVKPTTFMNKSGLAIGHLVKKHQLKPQDLIVVHDDKDLPLGKLRIQINHGAAGHNGVKSIIEHLKSTNFIRVRIGIQSDETENTPAEKLVLQKFSKKEKLILKKVINQANEAIKMIIEKGLNKAMSKFN, from the coding sequence ATGTTCGCTATTATTGGTTTAGGCAATCCCGGAAAAAAATACGCCGACACGCGCCATAACGCGGGCTGGCAAATTTTAGATTCGCTGTCTGGCAAATTAAAATGGTCAAGCAGCAAACATTCTCCTATAAGCTATTGCTGGAAAGACATTAATGGGCAATCAATTGAACTAGTTAAACCGACTACTTTCATGAATAAATCCGGCCTAGCCATCGGTCATCTTGTTAAAAAACACCAGCTTAAGCCCCAAGATCTTATTGTCGTTCATGATGACAAAGACTTGCCCTTGGGAAAATTAAGAATTCAAATTAATCATGGAGCCGCCGGCCACAACGGCGTTAAATCTATCATCGAACATCTGAAATCAACCAACTTTATCCGTGTTCGCATCGGTATTCAGTCGGACGAAACAGAAAACACGCCGGCAGAAAAATTAGTATTACAAAAATTCTCAAAAAAAGAAAAATTGATTTTAAAAAAAGTGATTAACCAGGCCAACGAAGCGATAAAAATGATTATTGAAAAAGGATTAAATAAGGCCATGAGCAAGTTTAATTAA
- the der gene encoding ribosome biogenesis GTPase Der codes for MAYPKVVLVGQINAGKSSLFNRIISRQKALVSKTPGTTRDRNYAESEWQGKKFTLVDSAGFEKRISLAQDSLSAEYSSILQQAIKKQIELAIAEADLILFLIDIQQGTNQLDIEMAKMIKKNKKPVILVLNKADSSKWVNEANDSAYWNLGLGEPRAVSAVTGLGIGDLLDEVAKKIKRGAGDKKNTMPAIRVAIAGRPNVGKSSLINAILGEERVIVSPVAHTTREPQDTLFYFNDKPIVFIDTAGIRKKSKVKPDIEKTGVLMSLKAIRKADIIVLVLDISEKISHQDKALVDLIVEAGRGLILAINKIDLENNFNNKFEKFIEYYQWNLPGASWAPIIFISTKTKQNVNEILNLIECVETNRQRKISEKDLTDFIKQVVLTKKFRDKWWAQVKFTQIDINPPQFLLLIPPLAAKRKLLSPAQLAIIEKSLRQKWSLEGTSIKISTGVL; via the coding sequence ATGGCATACCCAAAAGTAGTTCTTGTCGGACAGATCAATGCCGGAAAATCTTCCCTTTTTAACCGTATTATCTCTAGGCAAAAAGCGTTAGTTTCAAAAACTCCCGGAACAACACGTGATCGCAATTATGCGGAAAGCGAATGGCAAGGAAAAAAATTTACTTTAGTTGATAGCGCCGGTTTTGAAAAAAGAATTAGCTTGGCCCAAGATTCTCTGTCGGCTGAATATTCTTCAATATTACAACAAGCCATTAAAAAACAAATCGAGCTTGCCATTGCCGAAGCAGATTTGATTTTATTTCTAATCGATATTCAGCAAGGCACTAACCAATTAGACATTGAGATGGCTAAGATGATTAAAAAAAATAAAAAACCTGTTATCTTGGTTTTGAATAAAGCTGACAGCTCTAAGTGGGTAAATGAAGCAAATGACTCTGCTTATTGGAATCTGGGCTTAGGTGAACCGCGAGCAGTCTCGGCCGTCACCGGATTAGGAATAGGCGATTTGCTTGACGAAGTCGCCAAAAAAATAAAACGCGGAGCGGGCGATAAAAAAAACACCATGCCAGCTATTCGCGTCGCCATCGCCGGCAGGCCTAACGTGGGCAAATCCAGTTTGATTAATGCCATCTTGGGAGAAGAGCGGGTTATTGTTTCGCCGGTTGCCCACACCACGCGCGAACCACAAGACACGCTTTTTTATTTTAACGATAAGCCAATTGTTTTTATTGATACGGCTGGTATTAGAAAAAAATCTAAAGTTAAACCGGATATTGAAAAAACCGGCGTATTAATGTCGCTTAAAGCTATTCGTAAAGCTGATATTATTGTTTTGGTCTTGGATATTAGCGAAAAAATTAGCCATCAAGACAAGGCTTTGGTTGATTTGATAGTCGAAGCTGGCAGAGGATTAATCCTGGCTATAAATAAAATCGACCTAGAAAACAACTTTAATAATAAGTTCGAAAAGTTTATCGAATATTATCAATGGAATTTGCCCGGAGCTAGTTGGGCGCCAATTATATTTATTTCTACTAAAACGAAGCAAAACGTCAATGAAATTTTAAACCTGATTGAATGTGTCGAAACCAATCGTCAACGAAAAATCTCCGAAAAAGATTTAACCGATTTTATAAAACAAGTCGTCTTAACTAAAAAATTCCGCGATAAATGGTGGGCTCAAGTAAAATTTACTCAAATTGACATTAACCCACCGCAGTTTTTACTTCTGATTCCACCTCTGGCGGCTAAAAGAAAGTTGCTCTCCCCGGCTCAACTTGCTATAATAGAAAAAAGCCTGCGACAAAAATGGTCCCTTGAGGGCACTTCCATTAAAATTAGCACTGGCGTTTTATAA